Proteins encoded in a region of the Sebaldella sp. S0638 genome:
- a CDS encoding MBL fold metallo-hydrolase — MKRTFFTLLFGIILSVSIFAKTSFEIVALGVNGGVIDGNITSYLIRSTDENNYLALDAGTLLPGIEKAAAKGAFKNITVPADSPLTLEGYVFKNAVKGYFISHGHLDHVSGLVISSTDDSKKNIYALPSVIDVLTNNYFNWKTWPNFSTSGEGFKLGQYTYKTLEPGKETAIEGTALYGAALPLSHSNYESSMILVRKNKDYFAFFGDTGPDTVEKSTHLDTVWKTLGPKVKSKNLKGIIIEVSYANGVADKDLFGHLTPDWLLKELQNLEKYSGGKGSLKGLNVIISHVKPTLNKNSNIRSTILEQLKNGNTLGVNFIMLDQGDSMEF; from the coding sequence ATGAAAAGAACATTTTTTACACTGTTATTTGGTATTATTCTGTCTGTTTCTATTTTTGCCAAAACTTCATTTGAAATAGTGGCTCTCGGAGTGAACGGCGGAGTTATTGACGGCAACATAACTTCATATCTTATAAGAAGTACAGATGAAAATAATTATCTTGCACTTGATGCAGGAACTCTTCTTCCCGGAATAGAAAAGGCTGCTGCTAAAGGGGCTTTTAAAAATATTACTGTTCCCGCTGATTCACCTCTTACTCTGGAAGGATATGTTTTCAAAAATGCAGTAAAAGGTTATTTTATCAGCCATGGACATCTTGACCATGTTTCAGGACTTGTTATAAGCTCTACAGATGACAGCAAGAAAAATATTTATGCGCTTCCGTCTGTTATAGATGTTTTGACTAATAATTACTTTAACTGGAAAACATGGCCGAATTTTTCCACTTCCGGCGAAGGATTTAAACTGGGACAATATACGTACAAAACTCTTGAGCCGGGTAAAGAAACAGCAATAGAGGGTACTGCTTTATACGGCGCTGCTCTTCCGCTCAGCCACAGCAATTATGAATCTTCAATGATTTTAGTGAGAAAAAACAAAGACTATTTTGCATTTTTCGGGGATACAGGCCCAGACACAGTAGAAAAATCTACACATCTGGATACTGTATGGAAAACACTGGGTCCAAAGGTAAAAAGCAAAAATCTGAAAGGTATAATTATAGAAGTTTCTTATGCAAACGGTGTAGCTGACAAGGACTTATTCGGACACCTTACTCCCGACTGGCTTTTGAAGGAACTTCAGAATCTGGAAAAATACAGCGGCGGAAAAGGTTCACTAAAAGGTCTTAATGTTATAATCAGTCATGTGAAGCCTACTTTAAATAAAAATTCCAATATTCGTTCTACAATTCTTGAACAACTGAAAAATGGAAATACTCTCGGAGTAAACTTTATTATGCTTGATCAGGGAGACAGCATGGAATTTTAA